A stretch of the Medicago truncatula cultivar Jemalong A17 chromosome 5, MtrunA17r5.0-ANR, whole genome shotgun sequence genome encodes the following:
- the LOC11415594 gene encoding homeobox protein knotted-1-like 6: MEEMYGVPTTVEYGDKSLMTPENLIFPADYNSFLMSTTSSTNRIPMFGSDDIFTAAEPSSAGIQDDVASNIMKAKIASHPYYPRLLQAYIDCQKVGAPPEIASLLEEIRRENDMCKRDVVVSTCFGADPELDEFMESYCDMLVKYKSDLTRPFDEATTFLNKIETQLSHLCTGGAAAASLPTASDDGGASSDEDLSTGDGDVQDGQSRGEDRELKDRLLRKFGSHIGTLKLEFSKKKKKGKLPKEARQTLLQWWNVHYKWPYPTEADKIELAKSTGLDQKQINNWFINQRKRHWKPSENMQFSMMENFTGRFLTEE, translated from the exons ATGGAAGAAATGTACGGAGTACCAACAACGGTGGAATACGGCGACAAATCCCTGATGACACCGGAGAATCTAATCTTCCCGGCAGACTACAACAGTTTCCTCATGTCCACCACTTCATCAACCAACCGAATTCCTATGTTCGGATCCGACGATATCTTCACGGCGGCGGAACCTTCTTCCGCCGGAATTCAAGATGACGTGGCATCTAATATCATGAAAGCTAAAATTGCTTCTCATCCTTATTACCCTCGCCTTCTTCAAGCCTATATCGATTGTCAAAAG GTTGGTGCTCCTCCTGAAATTGCAAGTTTATTGGAGGAGATTCGAAGAGAAAACGATATGTGTAAAAGAGACGTTGTTGTTTCCACGTGTTTTGGAGCCGATCCCGAGCTTGATGAATTTATG GAAAGTTATTGTGACATGCTTGTGAAGTATAAATCAGACCTTACTCGACCTTTTGACGAAGCTACAACGTTTCTGAACAAGATCGAAACTCAACTCAGTCATCTCTGCACTGGTGGTGCTGCTGCTGCTTCACTTCCAACTGCTTCtg ATGATGGTGGTGCATCTTCGGACGAAGATCTTAGTACAGGAGATGGTGATGTTCAAGATGGACAATCAAGGGGAGAAGATCGTGAGCTCAAAGATAGGCTTTTACGCAAATTTGGAAGTCACATTGGTACTTTGAAATTGGAGttttcaaagaagaaaaagaagggtAAGCTTCCAAAAGAAGCAAGACAAACCCTACTTCAATGGTGGAATGTTCACTACAAATGGCCTTACCCAACG GAAGCTGATAAGATTGAACTGGCTAAGTCAACAGGGTTAGACCAGAAGCAAATTAACAATTGGTTTATTAATCAAAGAAAACGTCATTGGAAACCATCTGAGAATATGCAGTTTTCtatgatggaaaattttaccGGACGGTTTCTTACtgaagaatga